The following is a genomic window from Thermodesulfobacteriota bacterium.
CCGGAAAAACGGGCCGTCCTGATGGAAGCCGTCGGCGCCGTCACTTACCTGATGGCCGGCAGCAACATTCTGATTATGCGTCATCCGGAAGCGGTCCGCATGGTCAAGGCCTTCATCGATAAACTGGCTGACGGCGGCTCCCTCAAGGACGTGGCCGGTATCAAGCAGCTTCTGGCACCGGCCAAGATCGACTACGCCGCTCTGGCCCCCAAGCCCGATCTGACGATTGAAGAGGAAAAGAAAGTCGAGGCCAAGAAAGCGGCTCCGGCGGCCAAAAAAGCCGCTCCGGCTCCGGCAGCCAAGAAAGCGGCTCCGGCGCCTAAGGCCGCACCGGCCGCTCCGGCGGCGGCAGCTGCTCCGGCTGCTCCGGCAGCCCCGGCCGTAGATGCGGCCGCGGCCGCGGCCGAAGCCAAAGTCCGCGCGGAAATGGATGCCAAGGCCAGAGCCGAAGCCGACGCCAAGGCCAAAGTGGAAGCGGCCGCCAAGGCTAAGGCCGAAGCTGAAGCCCAGAAAAAAGCCGCGGCCGAAGCTGAGAAAAAGGCCGAAGCCGAAGCCCGGGCCAAGCGTGATGAAGAGGAGAACGTTCTGCGCCTGAAACGGGCCGAAGAGCGCGAGAAACTGGCTGCGGCAAGGAAGCCGACGAGCCAGGCGCTTTACACATTTACCGCCGCCGCCGAGCAGATGACCGATCTGGACAGAATTGTTGCCAGATTAAACAAGCTGCACAGACGGGGATAATCGTATCCGAAGATAATGACACATCGGTGGCTATCGCCGAAGATATAAAAAATATTATTAAAATATATTAAATATGAGGAGGAACCTCTAATGGCAGACGAAGAAAAAAAAGCTACGGTAGCTAAAGTTGAAAAAGCGCCGAAGGTAGCCGATCCTGTCAAGGTTTCGATCGAGCCCGCGACTCAGGAGATGCTCGCCCGGGCCCAGAAACTGGGGATTGAAACCGTATTTGACAGAGCCGAAACCATGAAGGCCTGCGCCATCGGCGAGCAGGGCACCTGCTGCAAGAACTGCGGCATGGGACCCTGCCGGCTTCCGCTTCCCAAGGATGGCATTCAGGGAGAAGACACCAGAAAAGGCCTGTGCGGAGCGACCGCCAATACCATCGCGGCCCGCAACTTCGCCAGAATGGTGGCGGCCGGCACCTCCGCCCATTCCGATCACGGCCGCAGCGTGGCCGAGGTCTTCCTTTCCGTGGCCCGGAAAGAGACCCATGACTACACCATCAAAGATGTCAGCCGCATGCTCCAGATCGCTCCCTGGTTTAACGTGGCCACCACGGTCGAGGTGGACGGCAAGACTCAGGACAGAAACGTTGATGAAATCGCTCTGGAACTGGCTGAAAAAATTCTGGCCGAGTGGGGCAAGCCCGAAGGCGAACTGGCCTACCTGAAACGGGCGCCCAAGCCGCTTTATGAAAAATGGAAAAAGATGGGCGTGCTTCCCCGGAATATCGACCGGGAAGTCGTCGAGGTCATGCACCGCACCCACATGGGCGTGGATCAGGACTACAAGAATATCGTCAAGCAGTGCACCCGGACGTCCCTGGCCGACGGCTGGGGCGGCTCCATGATGGCCACCGACCTGCAGGACATCATGTTCGGCGCGCCGACGCCCCTTCAGTCTGAAGCCAACCTCGGCATCATGAAGGAAGACCACGTGAACATCATCGTTCACGGCCATGAACCGGTCCTGTCCGAGATGATCGTGGCCGCGGCCCAGTCCAAAGAGATGCTCGACTACGCCAAGAAAAACGGAGCCAACGGCATCCAGCTCGGCGGCATCTGCTGTACGGCCAACGAGATTCTGCAGCGCCACGGCATTCCCACGGCAGGCAACTTCCTGCAGCAGGAACTGGCCATCGTGACCGGCGCCTGCGACGCCATGGTGGTGGATATCCAGTGCGTGTTCCAGAACCTGGCCAACGTGGCCAAGTGCTTCCACACCAAGCTGATTACCACCCATCCCATCGCCAAGATGGAACAGGATAACGTCATCCATATTGAATTCAGTGAACATCATGCCATGGACGACGCCGTGAAAATCGTCAGGATGGCCTGTGAAAACTTTAAGAATCGTAAAGCCGAAGTCGTCATTCCCCGGCACAAGGCCGTTCAGATCGCCGGTTTCGGCGTCGAGTCCATTGAATACCACCTGGGCGGTTCCTTCCGCGGCACCTACTATACCCTGAACGACAACATCATTAATGGTCGTATCCGGGGTCTGGCGGGCGTGGTCGGCTGCAACAACGCCCGGGTTAAGCACAACGAAAACCACATCACGATCGTCAAAGAGCTGATCAAGAATGACGTTCTGGTCCTAACCACCGGCTGCTCGGCCATTACCTGCGCCATGCACGGACTGCTGACGCCGGAAACGGCGGCTGTGTACTGCGGTCCCGGTCTGGCCGAAGTCTGCGAAACCGTCGGTATCCCCCCGGTCCTTCACCTGGGCTCCTGCGTTGACAACACCCGCATTCTGCTGGCGGCCACCGAGGTGATTAAAGCCGGCGGACTGGGAAAAGATCTTTGTGATATTCCCGCGGCCGGTTCCGCGCCCGAGTGGATGAGCGAGAAGGCCATCGCCATCGGTCATTATTTTGTCTCTTCAGGCGTGTATACCGTTTTCGGCAACCATCTCCCCCTGGACGGCGCACCGGTATTCCAGGACTACCTGTACAAGGAAATGGAAAAGATATATGGCGGCAAATGGGATTGCGAGCCGGATCCGGTCAAACACGCGCAGAAGATGATCGCCCATATCGACAAGAAGCGGAAAGCCCTGGGCATCGACAAGGCCAGGGAACGCGTTCTCATGGATATGGCCGACCGCCAGGCACTGGATGCATAAGCGGATATTACTTTTCACATGATAAAAAGCCTCAACGAAGGAGGACAATATGTCTAAGTTAGTTGCCTTTGCCGCCATTCAGGGCGGTTATAAAGTGGTATCCCAGGTGGAAGGCGAGCTGGTCAACGCGCTGGAATCCATGAACGCGGATACCAAAGTGGAGTTCCCCAATACCGGGTATTTTCTGCCGGTCATCTATTCCCTGACCGGCATGAAGGTCAAGACGCTGGAAGACATGAAGGCGCCCATGGCTTTTGCCCGCAAGCTGCTGCCCCCTCATATCAAGGGCAAAAACCATCTGCCCTACCTGGGGCCGTTGCTGGATGCCGGCATGGCGTCCATCCTGGCCTATGAAATCAAGGAAGCCCTGCGTATCGTCCGGCAGCCGGACTTTTACTTTCCCCAGGAAGACCCGGACCTGGAAAACGGCAAGAAGTGGGTCGGCCCGGCCGATGATATTATTTTGAGAAAACGCGGTGTCGAATTCGTCGATGGTTCGGCCCCCGGCTTTGCCGCCATGGTCGGCGCGGCGCCCAATCCCGAGATTGCCAAGATGATCGTGGAAGATTATCAGAAGCGCAACCTTTACATCTTCTGCGCCGCCAATCACAACGGCACCACCCTCATCGATCAGCTCATCGAGGCCGGTGTCCAGGTCGGCTGGAACACCCGTATCGTTCCCTTCGGCCCGGATATTTCGTCGGCCGTCTTCGCCCTGGGCTTCGCCAACCGGGCCGCCATGGCCTTCGGCGGCGTCCAGCCCGGCGATTACAAGAAAATATTGATGTACAACAAGGATCGCGTTTTCGCCTTTGTCAACGCCCTGGGCGATATCGGAACCGAGTGGGCCTGCGCGGCCGCCGGCTGCGTTAACTGGGGTTTCCCCACCCTGGCCGACACCGACGTTCCCGAGATCCTGCCCACGGGTATCTGCACCTACGAGCACGTGGTGGCCAACGTCAAGCATGACGAGATGGTCCAGCGTTCGGTGGAAGTCCGCGGCCTCAAGGTCACGGTTTCCCAGATCGACATCCCCTGCTCCTTCGGTCCGGCCTACGAGGGCGAGCGCATCCGCGGCAAGGACCTGCATTCCCAGATGGGCGGCGGCAAGACCCAGTGCACCGAACTGGTCAAGTCGGCCGACATGAAGGAGATCGAAGACGGCAAGGTGACCGTGGTGGGCAAGGACATTCCCGATCTCAAGGAAGGCGACGTTCTGCCCCTGGGCATTTATGTCCAGATCGCCGGCCGCGAATTCCAGGAAGATTTCGAGCCGATCCTGGAACGGCAGATTCACCACCTGGTCAACTATATCCAGGGCATCATGCATGTCGGCCAGCGCGATATCTCCTGGGTGCGCGTCGGCAAGGGCGCGGTTGAAAAAGGGTTTACCTTGAAAGATATCGGCGTGGTTCTGCATGCCAAAATGCATCAGGACTTCGGCAAGATTCTGGACAAGGTCCAGGTCACCCTGTTCACCAATAAAGACGACGTGGACAAGCTGACCGCCAAGGCCCGGGCCGAGTACAAGAAGAGAGATGAGCGCGTCGACAAGATGACCGACGAAGACGTGGAGACCTACTATTCCTGCACTCTCTGTCAGTCCTTCGCGCCCAACCATGTCTGCTCCATCAGCCCGGAGCGGACCGGCCTGTGCGGCGCTTATAACTGGATGGACTGCAAGGCGTCCTTTGAGATCAACCCCACCGGACCCAACCAGCCCATCGTCAAGGGTGAGTGCATCGATCCGAAGCTGGGTCAGTGGAAGGGCGTCAACGAGTTTGTCTTCAAGGCCTCCCGCGGCGCGGTAACCCATTACAACTTCTACTCCATGGTTCATGATCCCATGACGACCTGCGGTTGCTGCGAATGTATCGCGGCCACGCTGCCGGGTTTGAACGGCGTCATGACGGTCGGCCGGGATTACACCGGCGACACCCCCTGCGGCATGAAGTTCACCACCCTGGCGGGCGTCATGGGCGGCGGCGCGGTCTCCCCGGGCTTCGTGGGCCATTCCAAGTACAACATCACCCAGGGCAAATTCCTCAAGGGTGACGGCGGACTGCTGCGCATGGTCTGGATGCCCAAGATGCTCAAGGAAGAACTCAAGGATCGCATCGACGCCAGAGCCAAACTGCTGGGCGTTCCGGATCTGTATGATAAGATCGCCGACGAAACCGTCGGGGTTACGGAAGAAGAGATCCGGCCGTTCCTGGAGGAAAAGGGCCATCCGGCGCTTTCCATGGAACCCCTCATGTAATGTTGCGATGACCGGGACCGGGGCAACCCCCCGGTCCCTTTATCGCGGCTTGGGGTGTGACACGATTAAATAACGTTTTGGATTTTAATATAAGGAAAGAAGGAGAGAGAAATGGGTTTAACCGGAATTCAGATATTCAAACTCCTGCCGCAGACCAACTGCAAGGAGTGCGGTGCTCCCACCTGCCTGGCCTTTGCCATGAACCTGGCGGCCGGCAAGGCGGAGCTTGACAGCTGCCCGTACGTTTCCGACGAGGCCAAGGAAAAGCTGGCCGAGGCCTCCGCGCCTCCCATCCGCCCCGTCAAGCTGGGCAAGGGCGTCCGCGCCCGGGTTACCGGCGGAGAAACGGTCCTGTGCCGCCATGAGAAAACATTTTACAACCCCACCATCCTGGCGGCCATGGTCGACGGCAAGATCAGCAAGAAGGATCTGGAAGCCAAGCTGAAAGCCTGGAACGCCATCCAGTATGAGCGCGTCGGTCTGAACCTGCGGCCGGAGATGGTGGCCGTGAAAGACACCGGCGACGCCAAGGCCTTTGCCGCCACCGCCAAGGTCGTGGCCGAGACTTCGGAATTCAACGTCATCCTGATGACCGAAGATCCCGCCGCCATGAAAGCCGGAGTTGAGGCCTGCGGCTTCAAGCGTCCCCTCCTGTTCGGGGCGACCAAGGCCAATATCGACGATATGTGCAAGATCGCCAAGGAAGCCGATCTGCCCCTGGGCGTCAAGGCCGGTTCCGTGGCCGACCTGATTCCCCTGACGGACAAACTGACCGCCGCCGGCCTCAAGGACATCGTCCTGGATTCGGGCGCCCGGGAAGTCAAACAGGCCCTGGAAGACCAGGTGGCCATCCGGCGCGCGGCCCTCAAGGCGCAGAACCGGTCCCTGGGTTTTCCCACCATTACTTTCCCCTGTGAAATGGCCGGCAATGTTGATGTGGAAGCCATGATCGCCGCCATGTTCGTGGCCAAGTACGGCGGCATCGTGGTCATGTCCGATTTCGCCGGTGAAACGGTCTTCCCGCTGCTGCTGGAACGCCTCAACATCTTTACCGATCCTCAGCGGCCCATGACCGTTACCGAGGGCATTTACGAGATCAACAACCCCGGCGAGAACTCACCGATCCTGGTGACCACCAACTTTGCCCTGACCTACTTCATCGTTTCCGGTGAAATTGAAAACAGCAAGGTGCCGTCATGGCTGCTGATCAAGGATTCCGAAGGTCTGTCCGTCATGACCGCCTGGGCGGCCGGAAAGTTCGCCGGTGACGACGTGGGCGCCTTCGTGAAAAAGTCCGGTATCATGGACAAGGCCAAGACCAGGGAGTTGATCATCCCCGGTTACGCCGCCGCCATCGCCGGCGAGGTCGAGGAAGAGCTGGCCGGCTGGACCATTACCGTCGGTCCCCGGGAAGCGTCGCTGATTCCCGCCTTCCTGAAAGAAAAAGCAAAGAAGTAGAATGTATGGAATAGAATTGTCCGGGTAAGGAAGGGCTCATTAAATCCCTCCTTCCCGGACATCTTTATTAACCCCGGCAGCAAGCATAAGGAAAATTGATATGATACTTATTGGTGAAAGTTTAAACGTCATCTCCAAGAAGATCGGCAAGGCGTTCAAAGAGCGCGATCCCAAGCCGATCCAGGAAGAGGCCCTGGACCAGAAAGCCAAGGGCATGGATTACATCGACATTAACCTGGGGCCGGCCAAAAAGGACGGCATCGAGCTGATGCCCTGGGTCATCCAGACGGTGCAGGCAGTGGTGGATCTGCCCCTGGCCCTGGATACCTCCAACATCGACGCCATCGAAGCCGGCCTGAAAGTGTATCAGCCGACCTCCCAGCCGCCCCTGGTCAACTCCATCATGGTTCGGCCGGAACGTTACAACCGCATGGTGCCGCTGGCGGCCGAACACAATGCCGATTTCATCGCCCTGATGTGGGGTCCGGAAGGCCTGCCCCGGGACGAGAACGAGCGCGCCGCTCTGGCCGTGGAATTGATGACCGTGGCCAACGAAGCCGGCATCGGCAACGAGCGCATGTGGTTTGACGGCATCGTCACCCCGGTCAACGTTCAGCAGGACCAGGTGATGAGCCTGCTCAATTTCCAGATGATGATCGGCGACATCGCCCCGGGCTGCAAAAGCACCTGCGGTCTGTCCAACATTTCCAACGGCCCACCCTCCCACCTGCGGCCCATCCTGAACCAGACCTACATGATCATGCTGGAACGCTACGGCATGTACTCGGTCATTTCCGATCCTCTGGACACGAAACTGACCGACATTGCCAAGGGCAACCGTCAGGACATCAAGGACGTGGTTCTGGCCGTCATGGACGGGACCGAACCGGACGCGCCGACCAAGGAACTTCAGGACTACGTCAAGACCGCCAAGGTCATTCTGGGCCACACCCTTTATTCCGATTCCTGGCTCGAAATTTAACGGCGATCTATGTTTTACCGCAAAAGCCTTTTCCCGGTCATCATCCTGATGTGTCGGGGAAAGGCTTTTTGTTTAAGTTTTAAGTATTAAGTTTTAAGTATTAAGTTTTAAGTATTAAGTGTTAAGTTTTAAGTGTTAGGTTTGGAGGGCGGTTAATGTGGTTCCGGACTGTCAAACCTTCATGTCCGAATATTATAAATCTTGTTCCTTGAAATCCGAACCTCAAACCTGAAACTTAATACTTAAGGGCACCTCTAAAAATTGCCTTTTGGCTCGATGTCGGCGTTGCGCTCAAATTTTAATCCTCGAAATACTTCAATGTATTCATCCGGTTAAAATTTTCGCACGCCTTGACCTCGAACTAAAATTCTAATTTTTAGAGATACCCTTAACCCTTAACCCTTAACACTTAAAACTTAACACTTAATACTTAAAACTTTTGTCCTAATTTTCTGAAAAATGCGGGAGCACAATATGACCGACAAAGCCTTTCAGGACTACTACCCCGAAGACGTCAGCTGGTGTTACGGCTGCGGCAGCCTCAACCCGCGGGGCCACCGGATCAAGAGCTACTGGGACGGTGAAGAAACGGTCTGCCGGTTCCAGCCTCAACCGTTTCACACCGCCATCCCCGGCTATGTCTATGGCGGGCTGATCGCCTCTCTCATCGACTGCCACAGCACCGGCACCGCCGCTGCCGTCGCCTACCGGGCAGAAGACCGGCCCATGGGAACGGAACCGGCCCTGCGGTTTGTCACCGCCTCGCTGCACGTGGACTTCCTCAAGCCCACGCCTCTGGGCCCGGTGCTTGAAATCCGGGGCCGGGTAAAAGAGATCAAAGGCAAAAAAGTCGTTGTGGAGACCACTCTCTCGGCCGAGGGCGTTGTCCGCGCCCGGGGAGAAGTGGTCGCCGTGCGGATGCCGCCATCCATGGCTCCGGCATCCCCGCCATAAACCGTCCGCTTTCGGGATGTCCAGGCCCAGTCTGGCTGTCGTCCCCTTATGTCGATCCGGTCCCCGGCATCCCGCAGGGGCGACCGCCGGTCGCCCGTCAAACCCCGGCGTTACAAATTTCATCTTCCCGCTTGCCTTCCGTCGGTATTTTTTCCAATATGTTATGGTAACGTCTCTGGGAGAGTCATCAAAACGGAGTTCCAGGGTGAATTAATAGAGACCGGGGTAACCAAGCCTGGCGCGGACCGCAACCGGCCCTCCAGGAGAAAGGGGAAAACGATGAATATCACCAGGGCGCATGTTCAACTGGCGGAGAAATTCATGTTCAAGGAGCACTGGCCGGATGTGTTGGTGCCCGAATCGTTGAAAACCCTGGTTGCCATGGCCTTTACCGAAGAAGAGGCGCAACTGGTTAACGCCCTGACCTTTTCGGCGGCCACCGCCGGAAGGATCGCCCGTCGCGTCAACCGGGACGTGGCCGAGGTCGCCCCCATGTTGGAATCCCTGGCCGAACGCCTGCTGATCACCAGTCTTAAGATCAAGGGCATCCAGACCTATACGTTCATGAATTTTGTGCCGGGGATCTTTGA
Proteins encoded in this region:
- the cooS gene encoding anaerobic carbon-monoxide dehydrogenase catalytic subunit produces the protein MADEEKKATVAKVEKAPKVADPVKVSIEPATQEMLARAQKLGIETVFDRAETMKACAIGEQGTCCKNCGMGPCRLPLPKDGIQGEDTRKGLCGATANTIAARNFARMVAAGTSAHSDHGRSVAEVFLSVARKETHDYTIKDVSRMLQIAPWFNVATTVEVDGKTQDRNVDEIALELAEKILAEWGKPEGELAYLKRAPKPLYEKWKKMGVLPRNIDREVVEVMHRTHMGVDQDYKNIVKQCTRTSLADGWGGSMMATDLQDIMFGAPTPLQSEANLGIMKEDHVNIIVHGHEPVLSEMIVAAAQSKEMLDYAKKNGANGIQLGGICCTANEILQRHGIPTAGNFLQQELAIVTGACDAMVVDIQCVFQNLANVAKCFHTKLITTHPIAKMEQDNVIHIEFSEHHAMDDAVKIVRMACENFKNRKAEVVIPRHKAVQIAGFGVESIEYHLGGSFRGTYYTLNDNIINGRIRGLAGVVGCNNARVKHNENHITIVKELIKNDVLVLTTGCSAITCAMHGLLTPETAAVYCGPGLAEVCETVGIPPVLHLGSCVDNTRILLAATEVIKAGGLGKDLCDIPAAGSAPEWMSEKAIAIGHYFVSSGVYTVFGNHLPLDGAPVFQDYLYKEMEKIYGGKWDCEPDPVKHAQKMIAHIDKKRKALGIDKARERVLMDMADRQALDA
- the acsB gene encoding acetyl-CoA decarbonylase/synthase complex subunit alpha/beta, with amino-acid sequence MSKLVAFAAIQGGYKVVSQVEGELVNALESMNADTKVEFPNTGYFLPVIYSLTGMKVKTLEDMKAPMAFARKLLPPHIKGKNHLPYLGPLLDAGMASILAYEIKEALRIVRQPDFYFPQEDPDLENGKKWVGPADDIILRKRGVEFVDGSAPGFAAMVGAAPNPEIAKMIVEDYQKRNLYIFCAANHNGTTLIDQLIEAGVQVGWNTRIVPFGPDISSAVFALGFANRAAMAFGGVQPGDYKKILMYNKDRVFAFVNALGDIGTEWACAAAGCVNWGFPTLADTDVPEILPTGICTYEHVVANVKHDEMVQRSVEVRGLKVTVSQIDIPCSFGPAYEGERIRGKDLHSQMGGGKTQCTELVKSADMKEIEDGKVTVVGKDIPDLKEGDVLPLGIYVQIAGREFQEDFEPILERQIHHLVNYIQGIMHVGQRDISWVRVGKGAVEKGFTLKDIGVVLHAKMHQDFGKILDKVQVTLFTNKDDVDKLTAKARAEYKKRDERVDKMTDEDVETYYSCTLCQSFAPNHVCSISPERTGLCGAYNWMDCKASFEINPTGPNQPIVKGECIDPKLGQWKGVNEFVFKASRGAVTHYNFYSMVHDPMTTCGCCECIAATLPGLNGVMTVGRDYTGDTPCGMKFTTLAGVMGGGAVSPGFVGHSKYNITQGKFLKGDGGLLRMVWMPKMLKEELKDRIDARAKLLGVPDLYDKIADETVGVTEEEIRPFLEEKGHPALSMEPLM
- the acsC gene encoding acetyl-CoA decarbonylase/synthase complex subunit gamma, with product MGLTGIQIFKLLPQTNCKECGAPTCLAFAMNLAAGKAELDSCPYVSDEAKEKLAEASAPPIRPVKLGKGVRARVTGGETVLCRHEKTFYNPTILAAMVDGKISKKDLEAKLKAWNAIQYERVGLNLRPEMVAVKDTGDAKAFAATAKVVAETSEFNVILMTEDPAAMKAGVEACGFKRPLLFGATKANIDDMCKIAKEADLPLGVKAGSVADLIPLTDKLTAAGLKDIVLDSGAREVKQALEDQVAIRRAALKAQNRSLGFPTITFPCEMAGNVDVEAMIAAMFVAKYGGIVVMSDFAGETVFPLLLERLNIFTDPQRPMTVTEGIYEINNPGENSPILVTTNFALTYFIVSGEIENSKVPSWLLIKDSEGLSVMTAWAAGKFAGDDVGAFVKKSGIMDKAKTRELIIPGYAAAIAGEVEEELAGWTITVGPREASLIPAFLKEKAKK
- a CDS encoding dihydropteroate synthase, producing MILIGESLNVISKKIGKAFKERDPKPIQEEALDQKAKGMDYIDINLGPAKKDGIELMPWVIQTVQAVVDLPLALDTSNIDAIEAGLKVYQPTSQPPLVNSIMVRPERYNRMVPLAAEHNADFIALMWGPEGLPRDENERAALAVELMTVANEAGIGNERMWFDGIVTPVNVQQDQVMSLLNFQMMIGDIAPGCKSTCGLSNISNGPPSHLRPILNQTYMIMLERYGMYSVISDPLDTKLTDIAKGNRQDIKDVVLAVMDGTEPDAPTKELQDYVKTAKVILGHTLYSDSWLEI
- a CDS encoding PaaI family thioesterase, which translates into the protein MTDKAFQDYYPEDVSWCYGCGSLNPRGHRIKSYWDGEETVCRFQPQPFHTAIPGYVYGGLIASLIDCHSTGTAAAVAYRAEDRPMGTEPALRFVTASLHVDFLKPTPLGPVLEIRGRVKEIKGKKVVVETTLSAEGVVRARGEVVAVRMPPSMAPASPP